A window of the Cystobacter fuscus genome harbors these coding sequences:
- a CDS encoding serine/threonine protein kinase — MSIVLANRTGGVAGGCLGRAVRVALHLPALEGQPSQLRGEGLQSGWGTWRFVFTSLSWVRDITRISCARSCDEDDLRRRRVGGACCLTDHFGRYRQLEKIAAGGMAEVFRARMAGPWGFSKQVVIKRILPNMAEDMEFRELFLEEARIATLLNHGNIAHVLDFGEHEGALYLAMEYVDGPSLRNLVEHPLPVSLPVAARIIASACEALAYVHELCCTETGGHLRIVHRDISPDNIMVAGSGTVKVVDFGIAKAANHLRRTQSGKLRGKPSYMPPERLRGAPADVQTDVFALGMVLYELLTGRKPFNAQNPHFAAVAILREPFLPVRQLRPEVPEDLQRIVHRALAKETQERYPDCRFFQSDLESWLSTLGKTVGLRQIKQHLAEFQQPLTPPASLEATTPSAPARFWQRTLNQRGAHARGAD, encoded by the coding sequence GTGTCCATCGTCCTGGCCAACCGCACGGGAGGCGTCGCGGGTGGATGCCTCGGGCGAGCGGTTCGCGTTGCACTTCATCTACCCGCTCTTGAGGGGCAACCGAGCCAGCTTCGTGGTGAGGGACTTCAATCGGGATGGGGCACTTGGAGATTTGTTTTTACGTCGTTGTCATGGGTTCGTGACATCACTCGGATATCTTGCGCGCGGAGCTGTGATGAAGACGACCTACGGCGGCGGAGAGTAGGAGGAGCGTGTTGTTTGACTGACCACTTTGGGCGGTATCGGCAGCTGGAGAAGATAGCCGCAGGGGGCATGGCGGAAGTCTTCCGGGCGCGCATGGCAGGGCCTTGGGGGTTTTCGAAGCAGGTGGTCATCAAGCGCATCCTTCCCAACATGGCCGAGGACATGGAGTTCAGGGAACTTTTCCTGGAAGAGGCCCGTATCGCCACACTGCTCAACCATGGCAACATCGCTCACGTGCTGGATTTCGGCGAGCACGAGGGAGCGCTGTATCTGGCCATGGAATACGTGGACGGGCCGTCCCTGAGGAACCTCGTCGAGCACCCGTTGCCGGTGTCCCTGCCGGTGGCCGCCCGCATCATCGCATCGGCCTGTGAGGCATTGGCCTACGTCCACGAGCTGTGCTGCACCGAGACGGGCGGGCACCTGCGCATCGTCCACCGTGACATCAGCCCCGACAACATCATGGTGGCGGGTAGCGGCACGGTGAAGGTCGTGGACTTCGGCATCGCCAAGGCGGCGAACCACCTGCGGCGCACCCAATCGGGCAAGCTCCGGGGCAAGCCGAGTTACATGCCCCCCGAGCGCCTGCGGGGAGCACCAGCCGACGTGCAAACGGATGTGTTCGCCCTGGGCATGGTTCTCTACGAGCTGCTCACCGGCCGCAAGCCCTTCAACGCCCAGAACCCCCACTTCGCGGCCGTGGCCATCCTCCGTGAGCCTTTCCTGCCGGTGCGGCAATTGCGCCCGGAAGTGCCCGAGGACTTGCAGCGCATCGTCCACCGGGCCCTTGCCAAGGAGACGCAGGAGCGCTACCCGGACTGCCGCTTCTTCCAATCCGACCTGGAATCGTGGCTCTCCACCCTGGGCAAGACAGTGGGCCTCCGTCAGATCAAGCAGCACCTGGCGGAGTTTCAGCAGCCCCTCACCCCTCCTGCCTCGCTCGAAGCCACGACCCCGTCGGCTCCCGCGCGATTCTGGCAGCGGACCCTCAATCAACGCGGCGCCCATGCACGAGGAGCAGACTGA
- a CDS encoding protein kinase domain-containing protein, translating to MKRSLGPYHLVRKIATGGMAEVYLARKEGPGGISMEVALKRILPHLAEEKDFQELFLSEVRLATRLRHPNVVQVFDFGEHEGTWFLATEYVDGPTLKTLIRKGAEFQRPLPPPLAARIIAWACKGLVYAHELRNPDTGQPLGIVHRDISSDNIMLTRGGWVKVVDFGIAKTVDQLHQTHTGIFRGKLAYMPPERLRGEAADVQMDVFALGIVLYELLTGRKPFNTEIEEAIGAAILTEPFVPVQELRSGLPEPLQRIVHRAIAKEPQERYPNCRTFMIELKAWLATLAESSDSQALEHYLAELGFTAPESAELQPAQETPVKRSPPPAPPTPATPRSTRVSSKPRHPSRRWAVVGVVAAALLALAAVLRPSGLGSADPSPDNPALPPVTPVEISILYGTEKHAWLRAATQAFHERHPLIRVTLEEAGSLESLEALLSGERRPTIWSPASQDMLRLLEHKWRERTGAAEAPLIEKHESVVMTPLVIVKWRSNQRWSSKDAFSWDALRGHLPERGDNPLSIGMTNPACSNSGLQALQMMHDDYHRRHPSHGQAAADQDFRLWLKPLKQFLRVSRNSSGDFMEEMLRFGSTRYEMAVVYESLALSKLQVARDRWEEFELLYPSLTYWSDHPMAIMTRWTQKSQREAAQEFIRFLLSPPIQKLALEHGFRPVDTGLSLTEGSSPFTLLASSGVKRVLPPEAPRLDAALSLGLLTAWGNTQCVEQ from the coding sequence TTGAAGAGATCTCTGGGCCCCTATCACCTGGTGAGGAAGATTGCCACGGGGGGCATGGCCGAGGTCTATCTGGCGCGCAAGGAGGGGCCCGGAGGCATCTCCATGGAGGTGGCGCTCAAGCGCATCCTCCCCCATCTGGCGGAAGAGAAGGACTTCCAGGAGCTGTTCCTCTCGGAGGTTCGCCTCGCCACCCGACTCCGTCACCCGAACGTCGTCCAGGTCTTCGACTTCGGAGAGCATGAGGGCACGTGGTTCCTGGCCACGGAGTACGTGGATGGGCCTACCCTCAAGACCCTGATCCGCAAGGGTGCGGAGTTCCAGCGCCCCCTCCCTCCTCCCCTCGCCGCCCGCATCATCGCCTGGGCCTGCAAGGGCCTGGTCTATGCTCACGAGCTGCGCAACCCCGACACGGGTCAGCCCCTGGGCATCGTCCACCGTGACATCAGCTCGGACAACATCATGCTGACACGGGGTGGTTGGGTGAAGGTGGTGGACTTTGGCATCGCCAAGACCGTGGATCAGCTCCACCAGACCCATACGGGCATCTTCCGCGGCAAGCTGGCCTACATGCCTCCCGAGCGTCTGCGGGGCGAGGCGGCGGACGTACAGATGGACGTGTTCGCCCTCGGAATCGTGCTCTATGAGTTGCTCACCGGCCGCAAGCCTTTCAACACCGAGATCGAGGAGGCTATTGGCGCGGCGATACTGACAGAGCCTTTCGTGCCCGTGCAGGAGCTGCGGTCAGGGCTCCCCGAGCCACTTCAGCGAATCGTCCACCGGGCCATCGCCAAGGAGCCACAGGAGCGCTACCCGAACTGCCGGACGTTCATGATCGAGCTCAAGGCCTGGCTCGCCACACTCGCGGAGAGTTCGGACTCGCAAGCGCTGGAGCATTACCTGGCGGAGTTGGGGTTCACCGCGCCCGAGTCCGCGGAACTCCAACCCGCGCAAGAGACTCCGGTGAAGCGCTCCCCTCCTCCCGCGCCCCCAACGCCAGCAACGCCTCGGTCTACGCGGGTGAGCTCGAAGCCGAGGCACCCCAGCAGGCGCTGGGCCGTGGTGGGGGTTGTGGCGGCGGCGCTCCTCGCGCTCGCTGCGGTCCTCAGGCCAAGTGGGCTTGGGTCCGCTGACCCATCGCCTGACAATCCGGCCCTGCCTCCAGTCACCCCTGTGGAGATTTCCATCCTCTACGGCACGGAGAAACATGCCTGGCTGCGGGCGGCGACCCAAGCCTTCCACGAGAGACACCCCCTCATCCGTGTCACCCTCGAGGAGGCAGGCTCCCTCGAGAGCTTGGAGGCACTGCTCTCGGGAGAGAGGCGGCCGACGATCTGGAGCCCGGCCAGCCAGGACATGCTGAGGCTCCTCGAGCACAAGTGGCGCGAGCGCACGGGGGCGGCCGAGGCCCCGCTCATCGAGAAGCACGAGTCCGTGGTCATGACCCCGCTGGTCATCGTCAAATGGCGCAGCAATCAGCGCTGGTCTTCCAAGGATGCCTTTTCATGGGACGCGCTGCGTGGACACCTGCCCGAGCGGGGAGACAATCCACTGAGCATCGGCATGACCAACCCGGCCTGCTCCAACTCGGGTCTCCAGGCCCTGCAGATGATGCACGATGACTACCACAGGCGCCACCCCAGCCATGGTCAGGCGGCTGCCGACCAGGACTTCCGGCTCTGGCTGAAGCCGCTCAAGCAGTTCCTCCGTGTCTCGCGCAACTCCAGCGGAGACTTCATGGAAGAGATGCTCCGCTTTGGCTCCACCCGCTACGAGATGGCCGTGGTCTACGAGAGCCTGGCCCTTTCCAAGCTCCAGGTCGCCAGGGACCGCTGGGAGGAATTCGAGCTCCTCTACCCCTCGCTGACCTATTGGAGCGACCATCCCATGGCCATCATGACCCGCTGGACCCAGAAGTCGCAGCGCGAGGCGGCCCAGGAGTTCATCCGGTTCCTCCTCTCACCTCCGATTCAGAAGCTCGCCCTGGAGCATGGTTTCCGCCCTGTGGATACAGGGCTCAGCCTGACGGAGGGGTCCAGCCCCTTCACGCTCCTCGCCAGCTCCGGCGTGAAGAGGGTCCTGCCACCCGAGGCACCGCGACTCGATGCCGCGCTCAGCCTCGGTCTGCTGACGGCGTGGGGAAACACCCAATGCGTGGAGCAATAA